From one Diprion similis isolate iyDipSimi1 chromosome 7, iyDipSimi1.1, whole genome shotgun sequence genomic stretch:
- the LOC124407968 gene encoding uncharacterized protein LOC124407968, whose translation MYYCPFCQHGYPTSNHLMAHMKLKHSVKWCKKFQCQQPNCWRTFSNSSSYMKHLALKHPLPMQSLTIPKHRAPENVTDFFFRDVDSCDSSGTSPVKVDVCNSDNLECNITVEEFRQLVSDGCASSTAKLYANNTINRSVVQDIIASVDELFSSSCIELIRRKYNSIHSSTKNNDVNDMLDILSNAFNNLKTEYQRMKFFDSCSTLIKPIPFVVGTSMELKTINRSKDLGIVDLTGQLIPMGEILTKFLELPNVFNYIVSHINELKEDELNNPLGSHKCINKLGAVYFTLGCIPPQYSSLLENIFLAQLHNSQDHNTFGNKDVFRKLILEIINLEKNGIIINTGTVKKKVYFVLTKILDENLGLHSILSFTESFNANYVCRFCRVDKLTLQSQTSEDISMLRTKVNYADDLLRCKYGIKGRCIFNDIPSYDLIDNPTCDSAYDILEGGFWYTMGKICQVLINVDKLFSLDQLNERVRFFKYGSTMVGNSPPTITHDFLRKQVIVFSASEMLCFVYYFGLIIGDLVPNDNEVWQLYIVVRKILSVVMAISFRKKTTDLLRTLVKQHHSLYLQLFREPLKPKHHFMLHHSTCIEKCGPLCDMSTIRFEGNHRDFKQNAKVVTSRINIAYTLA comes from the exons ATGTATTATTGCCCGTTTTGTCAACACGGTTACCCGACTTCTAATCACCTCATGGCACATATGAAGTTGAAGCATAGTGTAaaatggtgtaaaaaatttcaatgccaACAACCAAATTGTTGGAGGACCTTCAGTAATTCATCTTCATATATGAAGCACTTAGCCTTGAAACATCCATTACCCATGCAGTCCTTGACCATACCAAAACACAGAGCACCCGAAAATgtgactgattttttttttcgtgatgTAGACTCATGTGATTCATCTGGCACTTCTCCTGTAAAAGTGGATGTCTGTAATTCTGACAATCTTGAATGCAATATAACTGTTGAAGAGTTTCGGCAATTAGTGAGCGATGGCTGTGCTTCTTCTACAGCTAAACTGTATGCCAATAATACAATTAACCGAAGTGTTGTGCAGGacattattgcaagtgttgatgaattattttcttcatcttgcATTGAATTAATTAGacgaaaatataattccaTTCACTCTAGTACCAAAAACAATGACGTGAACGACATGCTAGATATCTTGAGCAACGCCTTTAATAATCTTAAAACCGAGTACCAGAGAATGAAATTCTTTGACAGTTGCAGTACCTTAATAAAACCGATTCCGTTTGTCGTTGGCACCTCTATGGAACTGAAGACAATTAATCGATCTAAAGACCTTGGCATCGTTGATTTAACTGGCCAGTTGATACCGATGGGTGAAATTCTAACAAAGTTTCTCGAATTGCCAaatgtttttaattacatAGTTTCCCATATAAACGAGTTGAAAGAAGATGAAT TGAACAATCCACTGGGATCACACAAATGCATTAATAAACTTGGTGCTGTTTACTTTACTCTGGGCTGTATACCTCCCCAGTACAGCTCATTGCTTGAGAACATATTTTTAGCACAACTACACAACTCACAAGATCATAATACATTTGGCAATAAAGacgttttcagaaaattaataCTGGAAATTATTAACCTTGAGAAAAACGGTATCATTATTAATACGGGCACTGTAAAAAAGAAGGTATATTTCGTCTTGACCAAAATATTAGATGAAAATCTTGGGCTTCATTCGATTTTAAGCTTTACAGAAAGTTTCAATGCCAATTATGTGTGCAGATTTTGTCGAGTTGATAAGCTCACACTTCAAAGTCAAACATCTGAAGATATAAGTATGTTACGAACAAAAGTTAATTATGCTGATGATTTGTTGCGCTGTAAATATGGTATCAAAGGTAGATGCATTTTCAATGATATTCCAAGTTATGATCTAATAGATAATCCTACATGCGATAGTGCTTATGATATACTAGAGGGAGGTTTTTGGTATACCATGGGTAAAATTTGTCAGGTACTAATAAATGTagacaaattattttctcttgatCAGCTGAATGAAAGAGTCAGATTTTTTAAGTATGGCAGTACTATGGTAGGGAACAGTCCACCAACAATTACACATGATTTTTTAAGGAAACAAGTTATCGTGTTCTCAGCATCCGAAATGTTGTGCTTCGTCTACTACTTCGGTTTAATCATTGGCGATCTTGTTCCTAATGATAATGAAGTCTGGCAGTTATATATTGTCGTTAGAAAAATTCTGTCGGTGGTTATGGCTATATCATTCCGTAAGAAAACAACTGATTTACTTCGCACTTTAGTTAAACAACATCATTCTTTATATCTGCAGCTATTCAGAGAGCCGTTAAAACCCAAGCACCATTTTATGTTACATCACTCAActtgtattgaaaaatgtggGCCTTTATGTGACATGTCGACTATTCGTTTCGAAGGCAACCATCGCGATTTCAAACAGAACGCCAAAGTAGTGACATCACGAATAAATATAGCGTATACCCTcgcttaa
- the LOC124407969 gene encoding uncharacterized protein LOC124407969: MRRYTSHDGNDPDQLHDKADVVPIQNDLPTVTQPLIIQPEQPSAPGSETQPLCENILKILGNKVSEEKIMSKEVHPDIACRWEMILTKGLSPDSKSELNTKYTAPSNCTLMEAPVLNPEAKAAMLPNTIQRDVRLATGDNVQLIEWVSDAGRMLSDLHHTHSETRRLFITSSVNPSAKETMTGAPIGKFSFGNNLEERVNSAKSIEKISLGLKNNKPDYKKPENMKKFSLNSKSLPYFNRKNQQATRTPRSGRQQPYYSQQDTRRSSKPQGGQRFNTNVKQSFQSYRRKHSNPRQFLSEHLKMEDYRTARRLISHKCYTSTIDLQDAYFLISIHPEHRKYLRFLFENQIYEFTCFPFGLSTAPYVFTKIMRPVLNELRKRGLMSVAYIDDFLLLGNSYQSCQDNLSQTVDLLLKLGFLINEQKNKRLHLIKQLRKISITENCKIREFASFLGKITATCPALTYGWAYTKSFEKVKLLALDH, from the exons ATGCGTCGTTACACTTCTCACGACGGGAACGATCCAGATCAACTTCACGACAAGGCCG ATGTTGTTCCAATTCAAAACGACCTCCCTACCGTAACACAACCTCTAATAATTCAACCGGAACAGCCGAGTGCACCCGGTAGCGAGACTCAACCGCTATGTGAAAACATATTGAAAATACTGGGCAACAAGGTtagtgaggaaaaaattatgagcaagGAGGTTCATCCAGATATTGCCTGCAGATGGGAAATGATTCTTACAAAAGGACTTTCCCCTGATTCAAAATCAGAATTGAATACGAAGTACACAGCTCCATCTAATTGCACCCTTATGGAAGCCCCGGTATTAAACCCAGAAGCGAAGGCGGCGATGTTACCTAACACAATTCAGAGAGATGTTAGACTCGCA ACAGGGGACAACGTACAACTGATTGAATGGGTTAGTGATGCAGGTCGCATGTTGTCAGATCTACATCATACTCACTCTGAAACACGACGATTATTCATAACCTCTAGTGTCAATCCGTCAGCTAAGGAAACAATGACAGGGGCTCCAATCGGAAAGTTTTCATTCGGTAATAATTTGGAAGAGCGAGTAAACTCTGCAAAATccatagaaaaaatatcattgggtttgaaaaataataaaccagACTATAAAAAACCGGAaaacatgaagaaattttctttaaactccAAGAGTCTGCCTTACTTCAATCGCAAGAATCAGCAAGCGACCAGAACTCCCAGGTCGGGCAGACAACAACCATACTACAGTCAACAGGACACCCGCAGGAGTTCGAAACCACAAGGCGGCCAGAGATTCAACACCAATGTCAAACAATCATTCCAGAGTTATCGCAGGAAACA CTCAAATCCTAGACAGTTTTTGTCAG AACATTTAAAAATGGAAGATTATAGAACCGCTAGGAGGCTTATATCTCATAAATGTTACACGAGTACTATAGATTTGCAAGATGCATACTTTCTCATTTCTATCCATCCAGaacatagaaaatatttgagatttttgtttgaaaatcagaTTTACGAGTTCACCTGCTTTCCCTTCGGACTCTCGACAGCTCCTTACGTATTCACAAAGATTATGAGACCGGTCCTCAACGAATTGAGAAAAAGGGGGCTGATGTCAGTCGCATACATAGATGATTTTCTATTATTAGGCAACAGTTATCAGTCTTGTCAGGATAATCTGTCACAGACTGTAGATTTGCTACTCAAACTTGGTTTTCTAATTAACGAACAAAAAA ATAAAAGGCTTCATTTGATCAAACAATTAAGAAAGATCAGTATTACTGAAAACTGTAAAATCCGAGAATTTGCAAgttttttgggaaaaattacAGCAACATGTCCAGCACTAACTTACGGTTGGGCATACACGAAGTCtttcgaaaaagtaaaattattagCATTAGATCATTAA